In the Drosophila willistoni isolate 14030-0811.24 chromosome 3R, UCI_dwil_1.1, whole genome shotgun sequence genome, aatttgacTCTATTAGCAGTTTTAAGAGGATAAGTTTTGAGCTTGtttaaaccattttttttatggatattATATATCCTTCCTGTTGTTTTAGCTAGTGGGTATAACgcacaaccaaaaaaataaaaaaacctaAACTAAAATGCGATTTATGCAagtaaaacaaacacaaaacaaatgaCGAAAAATGCatgcaaaatattatttacataaatgAATAATATTGCGGAACTATACTAAAAAACATTCctacatgtacatatacatacatatgtatgtacatatgtatggatgGGTGTTTCTGTGTATATATCATCATCCAAATATCCATATTCATTCAGTCATGTCGGAGACAAGCTTCACATAAAACTTGCTTCtttaaaaatggcaaactacttttttttgttttgccccTTTTGGCTTCTCTGACAATTCAGAATCATGGGAAGTAGTCGTCGACGACGGTTTATGACTGTCATTTAGGAAATCAAATTCTCGAAGTGATTCGGAAAAACAAAAGCTCTATCTCCTCTATCGCTGATTCTGACTCTGGCTTTAGATTTGGCTCCCTGCGTTGCCAGCAAATTGTGTTAAAAGCAAAATTCTTTCGCTTCGCTTATGCAAATTAgtctttgaattttttcattttgctgacTCTCTCATTGgcttattcattcattcattcattcatcgAAGGCAAATCCAAGTCAATCggttttgtataattttttctttgtagaTGATTTGCCGGCTAATAGAAAACGTCTATGGAAATTACGCTATTGAAAGCCACTAAATGGCCAAGACTCAATCAGGGAGGCAAAACCCTTCAGAGTTGCCAAGGCACATCCCCCTTTTACCCCTTAGCCATCTAACAATCCTAAATTCAAATAGACAAAGCACAAATTAGCACCCAAGGGACAAGGGACTATTGAAGGCAAAGTTTATAATGAGCTTGGAAATCGAATCGAAGTGGGCTGATAGGTGGGTtgaggtgtgtgtgtgtgtgtggttgtgtgtATGATTGGAAATTTGAGCAAGTTAGTGCCAAACGAAGGCAAGGAAATGCTGGCATCCCAGAGGGGGGTGAATTGAAATTACCCTGGTTAAAACTATTCATGTCTTTGGCGGGGTAGAGggtttaaatgaaaattgtcatGGTTACACGAAGGTGTATATAACAATGAACCAAGCAATTTCATATCTTCGGAGCGTGCTGAGAATATTTGtgcaaagaagagaaaaaaacggAGGAATCAAGACATACAAGTTTCAAAGTGGAAATTGGAGCTGTCGAATAAATGAAACATTGAAAACATATTGTAtggatacatatgtatacatacatatgtgtatatcaCAAGGtttatcaataattttgtTGCTTCTTTACAGAATATTTGATTTTCCACAAGTCTTTTAAGTAATCAACCCTCAATTAACTCATCCTCGAGTCATGTGTCTCTTGAAATAACTTTACTAATTATTATTACACATTTGTGTAGGAATAATGATTTCTATTTTTGCACCTGCAAAAATCactttcaattgaaatttagAGTGTTGactaaattaaatttccaagaattacaaatttaattaacatttaataTGAGTGGGATAGCAAGTCGACATCAGTATACTcttacatttatataaatgcAAACGATTTCATCATAGAAATGTATTAACTCttgttttctttataaaatattaatcgAAAAGTCCTTATTATTCCGATACATCTCAGTAAACATATAGAAAAATCTAATTAAAGTAGGCTGAGTGAAAAATATCTCATAACATATAGAAAAATCTTATAAAATGCAAAGATTTTCTTACAAAaaggaaatttatttttggaattaacGACATTAAAGGGTATATGAACTTTGGCGCCCTCAAAGCTAGTTTCTTCTTGTTTGTTCTTTGTTCTTTCATATTCTTAATATTCAATTAGTCAATTCAATTTacaattattataaattgtaatgaataaaagtttatttccTCGAAGAACAAAGTTACTGATAACTAAAGAAGGTAAAAATGTATTAACTTTAATGAGAAATGAGTACGAGTCGTTAAAAGAGGTTCTTCAAATTAAATGAGAAGTCATTAGTTACCTATCCTAAACATAGTATTAAACTGTCAgaataaacaaattacaaaattaatgaaatgccATTAGAAAAAGAAGATAAATGTACATGAAAATCCATAATTTTTGGGCTCATTACATTCCGTTCTTATGATTCCTATTTAACATCTCAGAAATGTTTCCATCTCTATTTCTATAATGTTCATAAGCTCCGCACCCAAGTGTGCAAATAGAATTAACTGGATAACTTGATTTGAGATAATTAACACTAGAATTGTTCAATTTTGTGGTCTATTGAAGAGTTTGTCTATTTGGGGTAAGCAGTGTTAAGTTGgtcaacaaacaaactaaCCACACATGTGGTTTAACTATGTATGCAAGAGCTCTCTTTCTTACTCTCCCCctcttttctctctatatGTATTCTTGGCTAAAAGCTTCTCCATGTGTAACGCAAAGGGGACTTATATTAGCCAACTACTTGGCcttgaatattattattattattataaagaAGACTGAGGTGGCCTTTTGGGTCTGTTTGCACAACCTCCAAGTATGCCATGATCTCTAGACAAGGCGTTGCCTTAACTAAAATCTACTATACTAAATTGTTAGTTATACCGGTTTTACACTTTAAATTCATTTGATGacaggggtttttattattttttttggaagcgatgaaataatttcaacatgTCGTTAAAAAGCCGCATGAAAATTAAGCTTCGCATGACTGGGTTGACTGATTTTTACCACAATCTTTTTTGATGGCAACTGCTGTGGGAGAGGAACTGCATTTATTTAACCAACGCACTGGCAATCGGctttaattaaactttaattaaaaacaacacAAGCCAAATTGccaatttgcaatttttggcCATGGTTCTGatactgatgatgatgatgattctgATGCTGATGCCGGGTGCTACTGCTCCACTACTCGTTGATGTTTACGTTGATTCAattaaactttgtttttttcccaACACTCTGAATCCGACGCCAACGTCGATGCCAACGTCGTTGATgccatgtatgtgtgtatgtacatatgtatgtatgcacgtATTTACACTGTGGAAAAAATAAACGTCAAAGAATGTTGGAGGAACGTTGTTTGGAGTGAAACgttaaaattcaattgaattagAAATTTATGACGTTTTTCCAAAATGAAATTCCTAAAGTTACCTTAAGCCCAAGATGCGTGCCTTTCGACAACCAAAAGAAGCGAAAGAACAGacaagaaaaaaggaaaagaaaagaagctTTTCACCTTTCGTTGCCGCCAGTGCAGACAAGGCGAGTTAAGTCTTAACCCGACTGATGATTGTTCCATAAAGAGACGGTGGGTTTTTGGGGCGGGGGGGTTGACGATGGGTGAGTTGAGTTGCCAGGACAACAAATAACCGAGCCAAACTTAAAACCCATCATcgtcaacatcatcattatcatcatcatcgtcatgtTTTCGTATGGcttgcattttgttgtttaaaataCCATAAAgtttaattgaaaaacaagCCAAAGTTGAAATTCTACCACCTTATTTCTCTACTCCACCCACAATTCGACAAcaacgaacaacaacaaaacataatCAGCTCTCATCTCCAagtgtcatcatcatcatcatcatcatcgtcatcctcatcatcgttgccgttgtcgttgtcgtctgCAATGACGCAACATCACAGCAAGAGCAACAAACAAGTGAACCGCTGTCAAAagtttttatgcatttttcgGCTTTTTGTCAcgaggcagcagcagcagaagcagcaacaacagccaaGCTAGACAATGACGATGAGGAGTAGGATGAACGATCAAAACGTCAACAAGCTGCCAGTTTCGCCAGTCTGGCCCCCAGTTGCTCCACACCATTCCACTCTGTCAGTTGCATTGCAATGGCGTGTTTtacttttatgttttttgttttgtggccTTCTTCTCCTCAATTATTCAGCAAATCCGTCTGCGTTTTTCAGCTCATCATTTATCGATGAATTTTGTTGCAACAGTCAATAGGGAGCACAACTCGAACTATTCCAAACTGTTCGATACATTTTGCTTTCGATGGTTAATTGGTTTTTGTGGCTCAGTCAAGCGTTTCACTTGATTTTGGACCCCCCCTAACTCCACCCAAAACCCATCTCATCTCATTTTATCGTCACTCTGTGCTGCTGTGGTAAACCACTTCCAATGCAGTTGCAATTATAGTGAGCTAATTAGGCCCTTGACTTGGGTAAAATGAGAAATGGTTAAAGGCAAAATCCTTTTTAAATGGGTTAAACCACTTAACTACGAAACCAAAGCTAATGGAGGTAAAAGGATGTCAACATCAGTTTGAGGTCATACATCGTATGTGTAAAACCATTAAATTCTAAGCCTAATAAATTAACTTGCCTTTAACCTGCCAACGGGTGTATTAAAACTGTCATAATTGTTATTTGATAAATGTGTTTTGGGTAAGTTTAGAATATATTCAAGTAAGTTTTCTATAGAGCAAAAGTAGAGATTGCGAATAAGAATTATAAGAATTCTAATTGAATCTAAGGGGATTTGCAGTAGTGTTTTTAGATAGAAGTCTATATCTAGCCCGTTTGTTGTCAAACGGAACAGGGTTGCATCCGTAATTCCCGGGAACCGATTGGAGTGATCTTCGTCTTTGGGTAGGGCTCTTTCGATAGATGAGTGTTTTAAGAGTTCTTTTGTGGTTTTATTACCGTTATTACTGTTTAAAGTCGGTCAAAAATACAGATGTCGCATACAAAATATTCTTTGAAAAAAAACCTGCGGCCtcatttaagtttttatgttgTCATATAGAAGGTAATAGAAGTACTAAAGAGCTGATGTTGTCATGGATTGACCAAATTTACCATGACTTATCCAATATGGCGCTTTATAGCTAAACATGGCCGGATTTCGATCAAATTAGGTATAATTCAGACTTGTATGAAATTTTCTCAGTCAGTTTTCTAAATCTTTCTTGATTTGTTAAGTTGCTTATGATATTGATATTGATATTGATATTCATAATATAATTGATAAAAATCGGTGcatttctttgatatttattaaTCCATTGACTTGAGTAGAGTTCTTGACAAATCCTAACATATGAACACTCATGGCCAGATTAATAGGTGTGAGCTTAAGGATTTTAAAACTATATACAAAATGATGTTGCAACTTCTACAATCagaaaaatgattaaaaaagATGCGTATAAGTATGTTTGTATAAAATTTGGCATATGGCCAAGCAGTCTAAAAGATTCAGAGTTTTATTGATATTGATTGTAATCGTTTGAAAGACTGTGACTCAATCTACTTGAAATCCAAGTGAATTATTAGCATTTTTAGCCATCCCGATCTTTTAAAGGTGCTTTATCGTATGCCGTTTTGAACGGTTGTTTATAGCCCTTTAAGTTCAAGTTCCCCCTACGCCGTTTTCCAAACTTAAAAGGTTAAGGCATAAACCAGGTTAAGGATACCCGATGGATGTCCTATTTACACATCTTATGTAGAAATTAGTTTATGGCTTAAATTTGTACCTttagaatatttcaaaatacATTGCTTAAAACTTTTCTAAATGGCTTAGCtaattttgaatgaattttttagATTGAATTTTCGCCGTTTTGAAGGTTTTGAAATTGcctaacaaaatattttgcttCTTCATCAATTTTTGGTGGTGGTATAGAACCGCTTACATTTACGAACCTCATATGctatccacacacacacacacacacatacatacaccgAGGCACAGTCATACGCACACCCACTATGCCCATATGATGGCTTGTCTGCACACTAACCCcacaaatcaatcaaaaatatgtccaagaaacaaaaacaacaaacaactttTCCCTCTTCTTTGTGTGTATCCTTATatgtgttttgcttttttgtttttgtcttttctcacaaccacacacacacacacacacacaaactgaACACACAACCCACACCATATAGACCACAGCAACAGCGGAAGAAACACCAGTGAGTGAACCGCCCATTAAGCTGGTCCATGTGCTCCAACCCGGCGAACGTGAATATCTATCACCCAACTTGATTGGTGTCCAAAATATAGCCATGACTTTTCTGCCTTTATCGATGAACTTTATCAACATAATCGACGCCTATCGCGAGATTGTGAATGGCGTTAGCTATGAGATATTGCTAAATGCTGTCGATACCAAGGCAAAGGATCCAAAAGAAGCGGATATTATATGCAGATTGGTTGTACTCGAGAAGCCATGGATGCGCACTCAATGGGGTGATAAATATCGTGAATTGGTCAATTCAAATTGTACGACGGATGGCACGGAGAATCGAAcaattgatgatgatgagcgGTCGAAGGTGTTGAATGAGAAATATGTGAGTAACAGCATCTTTAATCGTGGCCAACGCAATGAGTTAAGCGACCAAGAAATGGCCCGCCTGGAAGCGCAAATTTTAACAGGAATCGGTTCTTCTTTGGCATCGGGTTCAAATAGCAAGCGAAAGGTCAGCAAGGTCAACAGCGGTAGTCGATCTGAATCCACTAATGAGCCGACCACAACCAGCAGCACAACGGCAATTAGCATTGATGATAATGAGGAAGTGACAACCATTGTTGCTCAGTCCAAAGAAGAGACTGATACGACAACGCAGGTGCCAGAGCAAGAGCAGGACGTGGCCACAACGCCAGCCGCCGAGCTCAATGATAATGAGAAACGTTGGCTTGATGGTTTTCTATCGGTGGGAGCGTATAATTTCGAAAAATCCTTAGAAGAGCAGCGTGCGCCGGAGAAGAAAGCGGAGGGCCAGGTGCCCACataatcattatcatcatcctcatcatcatcatcatcatctttatcGTCCTTACCAtaaacatatacacatacacacacacaaccattCTCAAATCCTCCCTCCTCCCCTCTTTGTCACTATCTTATTGTATATACTCGTAAATGTGaagaacaataaaaaaacgaacaaaaatgttatttaattgaatttatttaagcTTGCCTTTTCACCTGACGCAAAATGGGGGAGGATAATGTGAGAGCTGAGGATGGTATGGGTGTGTCGGGGCGGGGGCATAAGATAACTCTTATTCCACCTTAATAATCAAATGAGTTGCCGCTTTCAAATTACGGCCGCAATCTGTTTAACCTCGGGAGGAGTGTCTTCTCCATCTCTGTTTTTTACACGCACACAAACCAAAACAGCTGTCCTTTCCACCATAATTCTTCAGGGGAGACAGCCAAGTACtcagtatatatatatgtatatacacataaataaacatatatataagaGGTTAAGTGggtgtggatgtgtgtgtgtatatgagtGTGCCTTTGGTGTAGTGTTgttgccgccgctgctgctgatgaGTGTGAAGCAAGTGTTCTCATTATCCTTCTGCTCTACTTTTCACGGCGGTTTGACTCTTGTAATGTGTTAAGATATGCACAGTGGGACATCTGGTTATTTAAGCATAGTGGCCAGTGTGCGGTTTGTGCGGTCTGTGAGGCTGTCACAACAGTTCAAATGGATTACGCAAACCAAAACTTTATCTTGAAGCCCCAGCACAAGTTGTTGCTCGACTAAAACCATGACTGACCAACAGAGAAGGTTAATTTTAGTAATCGGTCTTGAGTCGAAAAACTTCAATCAGATTTCCATTAAATTTCCCAATTCCATCCAATCGGATAGAGTTCTTCGAACATTTTCGGTAATATTTTCCCGTATACAATAAGAGGAAATGATGTTATTTGCcttttgaacgggatgaatTAACTATTGACAAACAATAAGTATAGCTTCCTATGGTTAGTTGTGGGTATGTTGTTTTTCATAGACTTGtctgtatacatacatagtcaTAGGCCTAGAGGCAGTTAATCTAATAACTTTTTGTAGCCAATTAGTTCTTCTTCTACAAATTAGTTAAATATCTAATTCACGTTCGTTTATTTCACTATTATCTCAAAAAATTGTTATCAAAGTCGCTGATTTTGAATTCTCACAAATGTTTCTACCAATCTGTCTTAAATTTCTACAGATTTAATACCTTAGACTTAATAAGACTTAGTCCAACTCGACAAAGACAGGTTGAGAAGCTGAGCATATAATAGCATTACtcctttaatttatttaaatatgttCTAACTTTGAATGAGGTTCTGATAAGGGAAGTACCTTAGGCTTAAAcccaaaaaatatttgaaaaaatctGGCTTCAATGCAAGGTTTGACTTATTTTAAAAACCTTTATCTTTAATTATGCTttagaagaacaaaaaatgagtcagaatataaaataagatTATACAAGTCaaattaaacgttaaaaataAGACTATTCAAATCCGCATAATTAATTGAACTATTGATaaataaaatccataaaaaattaaagaaaataacaaatttcTATCTTAACTATTAATTAACTAATGTCAGTtagaatgaaattgaaataaattctttGGAGATGCTTACCATGAGAGTTTAGAGTCACCGATTCCTTTGTGGTAAATCTTTCTTACTCTTTTAAAGGGTCACAAAAAGGTTAAAATATTAGACATTTGAAATATTGGGTCATTTAAGATTTTGCTACTATTATCATCTACTTGAACGCACGTGTGTTTACAGTACATTGAGCAAAAGCAGTCAATAGagttaaatttttaagtaattgaaattaaatagaAGAGTAGCaaaatagttgttgttggtgttgtggttgttgttgttgttgttaatgttgattttgttgttatcGTTGTTGTTCTGTTTATTCTGATTGTTGTTTTTCAACGTCAACTGTCAACATACATattgaaatgcattttccGGTCCATTGGTCAATAGTACTCGGCGCCATCCACCCATTGACCGACTGGATGACACCATCTCGTGTCCCACATCGCATCTGATTCTCCCGCAGGGCTGTGTTCGAACATCATTTACGGAATTTAATTCTTATTGAAATATACATTTGAATTAACAGTCAGTGGCAAGGAGAGAAGGGGTGTGGGATTGGGAGTGGGAGTGAATGGCTGAGGCTTGAAAGGAGCTTAATGAATTCATGTTTTTTTCGGCCTGGCTCCAGCTCCGGCTTCGAATttcatttttcctttttgttttttgcttttaattatACACACGTCGTAGCCATTACATTTCATTTCGTATTGTTGTCGTTGCACCTGGTCTTTGGGTCCACGTACACGAGCCTCATCCGGATTGCTACGATTGGAATGGGCTGTCAATTACATGCCAGCAGCAGGAACCATTTAGGCTCCAAGCATCATCGATATCCAACAAGAATCCTCCGACCATGGCAGAGGCATGGCACAGCACACGGCACAGGAATGAATATCCAGGCCGAAATGTTTGGTTTAATTGGTTTTTGTGTTCTCGGCATTGAATGGTTTATGTTCTGTGCACCGCATGTCTACCAAATGTTATTCTTGTTATGTGGGTGGGAGTTTCGTATTGGCCGCTTTCTTTAGTGCAATTTTTGTTCCTCTTTTTCTGTATAtgggttgtgtgtgtgtgtgtgtgtgtgtgtgtgtgtgtgtcaattTCGTGGTAATGTAAACTCTGACATGTCTCtgtttcatttgcatttatATGTAATTTATGTGCCTTCTGCATGGAATTGCTTGGAATCATTTTGGATTGGATTGATGTGGGATGTGACGACAAcaacagctgctgctgccgctgtcgCTGAATTTGCCATTGCCAATGTTTCtgttgctcctgctgttgctACAACATCGTGTCTTGCCATGTAATGGATAACTGTATTCATTTGCCTAATTAGCTAAAGATTAACTGACTTTAAGGAacccaaaaaacacaaacatgaaatagaaaaaaactGTATACAATTTTGTCAGACGCAACTAGATTAAAAGTGAATTAGAAACAACTTAGTCAACATGTTGAAAAACTGAATAATATTTTCTTGCTGCCAAGCCCTTTCTAATTAGTTTTTGACTCTGATGATTTGGAAACTTGTACATTAAACTACTCAGCCATATCTATATCTAGGTTCAAACGTGGACTTTAACCGTCTAAAACTTTAAGTGAAATATTTCttgcaaataaatttaaatgaaatatttcttGCATAAAATCCAATTAAGTGAAAAATAGCTACATTCATTTAATTGGAATGTGGATTAATAGTCCCTGAAATAAATGTGGAATACACGGGGatacagaaaaaaatgttCCCTTGACGAACCCTTTTACAATACTTGTTAATAAATATGTTGAAGAAACTTGCCAGAACCTTTCCTTTCCTTAttatattgttatttttgAGTTCAAGACATGACCAAGTTAATCAAAATTTGCTTTTAGCCGATTTGAGGTTAATAAATGTTACTAGTTTATAAGAAATTCAATCATAAGCAGCAGGAAAAGTGACCAAGTTCTACCAGTAGATTTTGCTAGAGAATCCAGACTTGCAAGGTCCATACCTTATCTTCAACGTTAAAAATAGTTGGCAATTCAAACacataaagcaaaaaaaagaacggcaaagcttgcaactgcagctTCCACACCCTTTGGTGCCATCTTGGTGGTCCTATACACACAACCTTCttaccttttgtgctgcctgtgattaaaaatcttataaattagtaagatAGAACTAATAAGACCTGATTTAAATGACTTCAAAAAGGTCGTAGTCTAGACAAACAAATTCCCCAGTGTTCTAAAATATTAGTAGGCCAGTTTTCTAACTCAACTGAAACACTTTCAAATTCCGTTCAGTTTAGTTTATTACTTCACGTTGAATTCTATCCCGATTTgggattttatttattctatTTATACGGCCACAGCTCATCGATAGATTTTACTCCTCAATATTTTGCACAGTTAGtatattgtttaatttgtttttttccacTGGGGTATTCTTATTTAAAGACTCTTTTGAATCGCAGAGGGTAATATGAAGCCATCTGCAATGATGACACGCTTACGTCATTTTTGGATTGTGGCAACTTGGTTGCGCCAGGAAGCAGTGACATCTGCCGGTATGATGGTGCTACAACGTCGTGAGTCACAAAGGCGCAGCCTACAGAAAGCCGATCACCAACTGAAGGATGCCTCCCAGAATGAAGTGGGTCAAATGGGTGTCGATTGGCAAGGAAACCTGCGACGAGTGCGCCTACTCGATGACTATGTAGTGCCCATCGAATGCAGTCTCTAAAATCAAAAGAACAAAAGCGATTTCAGGAGTAATCCAAATTTTTACAGTGTTTTGAAGTATTTAAGCTGACTAATATGTCCACAAGAGGAGTAGAATATTCTAAAACTTAACTCTCAATGGAATAAAATTATGATAAAAGTTATTTGTTTGCTCTTTTTTATTACATCTCATGTCCTAATATAGCCAAAGTCATTTAAAACGTATTGAAATTATTGTTTAATAAAGAATACTTTGTTAATTAATAATTCTGGTTGTTTTTCCAGGCATCCCGCAATAAGCGTCAACAGAATGAGGTCCCTGTGGGCGATAGGAAACCATACAGTGAGAAACAGGCCGAGGCTCAGCTGCAGCGTACCCTGGACAAGTTAACCGCTGGCGAGGGTCCACATTATAAGTAATCTTTATCTTTCTTTGCAATtcacttaatttgtttattaaactTATTCTTGCTTTTTATAGAATTGTGAAAGTTTATTCGGCCACACGTCAAGTTATATCTGGAACATTGACCCGCATAGATGCCGATCTAATTGATGGCAATGAGGAACAGCATCGTTGCATTGTAGAAATCTGGGCACAGCCTTGGTTAGACCGAGGACACGAGATCACCTTCAAGTGCCGCAATCAGCCAATTGTGCTTGCCCGTCATAGTCGATCGGTTGAATGGGCCGAAAAGAAGACGGGACACAAGAAGCATAATCATCATTCCCTGGACAAGGTAGAGCATTTATTTCACAAGTTCCAAATCAAATTCGAACGCCGCTATGTGAACAGTGTTGAGCGTCAGATGCGTTTACGGATATTCCGTCAGAATTTGCGTATAATTGAGCAATTAAATGCCAACGAAATGGGAAGTGCTAAATATGGTATTACCGAATTCGCTGATATGACCAGTACAGAGTACAAAGAACGTACCGGACTCTGGCAGCGCACTGAGGGACAACCAACTGGAGGTCAGAAGGCTGTAGTGCCATCATATCCTGGCGGTGAATTGCCCAAGGAATTCGATTGGCGCCAAAAAGGCGCTGTGAGCTCTGTGAAAAATCAAGGATCATGTGGTTCATGCTGGGCATTCAGTACTATTGGCAATATTGAAGGCTTGAATGCTGTAAAAACCGGTCAATTAAAGGAATTCTCAGAACAGGAACTATTGGATTGTGATACCAAAGATAGTGCCTGCAATGGTGGTCTACCGGATAATGCCTACAAGTACGAAAAATATCTCTATGATACCTAAATCATATTAAAACTCGTACTAATAACTATTTTTCTTACAGAGCCATTCAGGAAATCGGTGGCTTGGAATATGAATCAGAATATCCCTATAAGGCCAGGAAGGAGCAATgtcattttaataaaactcTTGCCCATGTCCAGGTCACTGGTTTTGTGGATTTACCCAAGAACAATGAGACAGCAATGCAGGAGTGGCTTATCGCCAATGGACCCATCTCAATCGGTACGTGCGATCATTTACAATCTCCtatgaaaaaataattaatgtttTCTTACTTTTTGTTTAGGTATTAATGCCAATGCCATGCAATTTTATCGCGGCGGTGTTTCACATCCATGGAAAATTCTATGTGAAAAATCGAACCTTGATCATGGTGTACTAATTGTTGGTTACGGCGTCTCTGATTATCCAAATTTCCATAAAACTTTGCCATATTGGATTGTGAAGAATTCCTGGGGTCCTCGTTGGGGCGAACAGGGCTATTATCGTGTTTATCGTGGCGATAATACTTGTGGAGTCAGCGAAATGGCCTCTTCTGCTATTTTGGCCTAGAGATATACTCAAATACGCCTCTCCctgaacaacaaaaacaaaaaacaatacatatatatacatatatatatatatataaatatacataaaccTTTATATATCTAGGCTAATTTTTTCAAACAAAAGTTCTTGcagattttttgcattttctgtGTATAATGTTTTTCTAtagtttcgtttcgtttctttttgaCAAATCGTGAACTTTTGTTCTGTGATTATCATATAATATAACCATAATTTTGTGTCAGTTTCGTAATCTCCTCAATACACAATATCTGAATACTTAATATAACGAAAAACAGCTTAaagaaaattgtaataaatttaaatttacaaaacaaatttcaaattttgttcaGTTAATCAATAATTCGAACTCGAGCTAGAGCAACTTattgattaattaattagtTGTCAGTatttacttttgtttaaaagttttgttt is a window encoding:
- the LOC6650711 gene encoding putative cysteine proteinase CG12163 isoform X1 gives rise to the protein MKLFGTATVALFALLAIGNAVAADEHKEDEEGTTATAEETPVSEPPIKLVHVLQPGEREYLSPNLIGVQNIAMTFLPLSMNFINIIDAYREIVNGVSYEILLNAVDTKAKDPKEADIICRLVVLEKPWMRTQWGDKYRELVNSNCTTDGTENRTIDDDERSKVLNEKYASRNKRQQNEVPVGDRKPYSEKQAEAQLQRTLDKLTAGEGPHYKIVKVYSATRQVISGTLTRIDADLIDGNEEQHRCIVEIWAQPWLDRGHEITFKCRNQPIVLARHSRSVEWAEKKTGHKKHNHHSLDKVEHLFHKFQIKFERRYVNSVERQMRLRIFRQNLRIIEQLNANEMGSAKYGITEFADMTSTEYKERTGLWQRTEGQPTGGQKAVVPSYPGGELPKEFDWRQKGAVSSVKNQGSCGSCWAFSTIGNIEGLNAVKTGQLKEFSEQELLDCDTKDSACNGGLPDNAYKAIQEIGGLEYESEYPYKARKEQCHFNKTLAHVQVTGFVDLPKNNETAMQEWLIANGPISIGINANAMQFYRGGVSHPWKILCEKSNLDHGVLIVGYGVSDYPNFHKTLPYWIVKNSWGPRWGEQGYYRVYRGDNTCGVSEMASSAILA
- the LOC26529723 gene encoding uncharacterized protein LOC26529723, which translates into the protein MKPSAMMTRLRHFWIVATWLRQEAVTSAGMMVLQRRESQRRSLQKADHQLKDASQNEVGQMGVDWQGNLRRVRLLDDYVVPIECSL
- the LOC6650711 gene encoding putative cysteine proteinase CG12163 isoform X2, translated to MKLFGTATVALFALLAIGNAVAADEHKEDEEGASRNKRQQNEVPVGDRKPYSEKQAEAQLQRTLDKLTAGEGPHYKIVKVYSATRQVISGTLTRIDADLIDGNEEQHRCIVEIWAQPWLDRGHEITFKCRNQPIVLARHSRSVEWAEKKTGHKKHNHHSLDKVEHLFHKFQIKFERRYVNSVERQMRLRIFRQNLRIIEQLNANEMGSAKYGITEFADMTSTEYKERTGLWQRTEGQPTGGQKAVVPSYPGGELPKEFDWRQKGAVSSVKNQGSCGSCWAFSTIGNIEGLNAVKTGQLKEFSEQELLDCDTKDSACNGGLPDNAYKAIQEIGGLEYESEYPYKARKEQCHFNKTLAHVQVTGFVDLPKNNETAMQEWLIANGPISIGINANAMQFYRGGVSHPWKILCEKSNLDHGVLIVGYGVSDYPNFHKTLPYWIVKNSWGPRWGEQGYYRVYRGDNTCGVSEMASSAILA